Within the Elusimicrobiota bacterium genome, the region GACCAGTTTTCCCGAATATAAAATTTATTTTTTGTATGCCTTTTGGCATTTGTCATAAGTGTATCATTTTTATACGGTTGTGTCAAGAGCATTTTATTATCGGTAAAATATAAATTTATAGCCGTTTTTCAGGTCGTCTATTGGGCAAGGAATATGTTGACAGTATTGATGTTCAGGTGACCGATACAAATTTAATGGACGATGTCAGTAACAAAATCAAAAAACTTATTATTATGCTTCACCGACTTTCGGAAACACAGAAAGACACAATTGATATAAGAAATATGGCGGATATTCAGGAAACGATAACATCAACGGTGAAGACATTTTCTTATCTTTTAGGCTCAATCGCATTCATCAGTTTGCTGGTTGGCGGTATCGGGATTATGAATATAATGCTGGTTTCAGTTACAGAACGAACCAGAGAAATTGGACTGCGTAAAGCGGTCGGCGCCGATAATAATGATATTCTTTTTCAGTTCATAGTTGAGTCGGTTGTTATATGTGTGTTAGGCGGGATTATCGGGATAATGTCCGGCTCCCTGATTTCCGTTATTCTGTCAAAATTCGCCGGCTGGTCAACAAAAATATCTCTGCCATCAGTTCTT harbors:
- a CDS encoding FtsX-like permease family protein: MGKEYVDSIDVQVTDTNLMDDVSNKIKKLIIMLHRLSETQKDTIDIRNMADIQETITSTVKTFSYLLGSIAFISLLVGGIGIMNIMLVSVTERTREIGLRKAVGADNNDILFQFIVESVVICVLGGIIGIMSGSLISVILSKFAGWSTKISLPSVLLAFTFSVAIGLIFGIWPARKAAQLNPIDALRYE